In Citrus sinensis cultivar Valencia sweet orange chromosome 4, DVS_A1.0, whole genome shotgun sequence, one DNA window encodes the following:
- the LOC102609499 gene encoding KH domain-containing protein At4g18375 — protein MAGQSNINYGKRTHFQSDAATNGGSKRRNPGDETEQRGIGSEDTVYRYLCPLRKIGSIIGKGGEIVKQLRSETKSNIRISETVPGCDERIVTIYSSSEGTNLFEDSGEFVSPAQDALFRVHDRIVAEDSLADDEFGELTLITVRMLVPADQIGCVIGKGGQVIQNIRTETRAQIRILKDEHLPLCALSFDELLQVAGEPAVVRKALVQIASRLHENPSRSQHLLLSSSSNIYQSSGVYLSAPLVGSYGNYSARRDEASAREFSLRLVCPAGNIGGVIGKGGGIIKQIRQESGASIKVDSSGAEGDDCIIFISTKEFFEDPSPTITAALRLQPRCSEKTERESGDPVITTRILVPSAQIGCLIGRGGAIISEMRSATRASIRILTNENVPKVAYEDEEMVQITGSLDVASSALSQVTLRLRANTFEREGALAAHPPVLPYVPMSLDMTDGSKYGNRDNQSRGRGNSYATGNLPGRDSYGSYGGSLSGGGNAYGAYGDHSSGRGLSGHRKNHGY, from the exons ATGGCTGGCCAAAGCAATATTAATTATGGAAAAAGGACTCATTTTCAATCTGATGCTGCTACTAATGGGGGGAGTAAGAGAAGAAACCCAGGGGATGAAACTGAGCAGCGTGGCATTGGTTCAGAGGACACCGTTTACCGTTACTTGTGCCCGTTGAGAAAGATTGGTAGTATTATTGGTAAAGGTGGTGAGATTGTAAAACAATTGAGGTCTGAAACTAAGTCGAATATTAGGATTAGTGAGACTGTACCCGGGTGCGATGAGCGAATTGTTACTATTTATAGTTCCAGTGAGGGAACCAATCTGTTTGAAGATTCTGGAGAGTTTGTTTCGCCTGCTCAGGATGCTTTGTTCAGGGTCCACGATAGGATTGTTGCTGAGGATTCGCTTGCTGATGATGAGTTTGGAGAGCTTACACTTATTACTGTGAGGATGCTCGTGCCCGCTGATCAGATTGGATGTGTTATTGGTAAAGGTGGACAAGTGATTCAGAACATTAGGACTGAAACTCGTGCTCAGATTCGCATTTTGAAGGATGAACATTTGCCCCTTTGTGCTTTGAGTTTTGATGAGCTTCTACAG GTAGCTGGTGAACCAGCAGTTGTGAGAAAAGCTCTTGTTCAAATAGCTTCTCGCCTTCATGAGAATCCATCGCGATCTCAGCACCTGCTTCTGTCTTCTTCATCTAACATATATCAATCGAGTGGTGTGTACTTGAGTGCCCCACTTGTGGGTTCTTATGGGAATTACTCTGCACGAAGAGATGAAGCATCTGCAAGAGAATTTTCTCTTCGTTTGGTGTGTCCTGCTGGGAATATTGGTGGTGTAATTGGCAAAGGTGGGGGTATTATCAAACAAATCAGACAGGAATCTGGGGCGTCTATTAAAGTTGATAGTTCAGGAGCTGAAGGAGATGATTGCATTATATTTATATCGACAAAAGAG TTCTTTGAAGATCCATCTCCCACCATTACTGCTGCACTGCGCTTGCAACCACGATGCAGTGAGAAAACAGAAAGGGAATCAGGTGATCCTGTAATCACTACCCGTATACTTGTGCCAAGTGCACAGATTGGGTGTCTTATTGGTAGAGGTGGGGCTATCATATCTGAGATGAGGAGCGCTACAAGAGCAAGCATCCGCATACTTACGAATGAAAATGTTCCTAAAGTTGCTTATGAAGATGAGGAGATGGTGCAG ATCACTGGAAGTCTTGATGTGGCTAGCAGTGCCCTTTCACAAGTAACTTTGCGATTGAGAGCCAATACATTTGAAAGGGAGGGAGCACTAGCTGCTCATCCACCTGTGCTTCCTTATGTCCCCATGTCTCTAGACATGACAGATGGATCAAAATATGGAAATCGAGATAATCAGTCACGTGGACGTGGTAACTCTTATGCAACTGGTAATTTGCCGGGACGCGATAGTTATGGAAGCTACGGTGGCTCACTG AGTGGTGGCGGAAATGCTTATGGAGCATATGGTGACCACTCTTCAGGCCGCGG GTTATCTGGTCATAGGAAAAACCATGGATATTAG
- the LOC102608639 gene encoding uncharacterized protein LOC102608639 isoform X1 — MSGTITNAEKEKEKEQEQEQEIAGGKQDDAESCMQDQEPNDSEKNIDENLMQPSSQQEFCWQEEIIKKKYAGIVPKKRPLISKDHERAFFDSADWALGKQGGQSQKPKGPLEPLRPKLQPTPHQQVRSRRSAYAPSDDEEDGGSNITTSDDQGFTPDCGNNNTSSPASEDQSSRE; from the exons ATGTCAGGCACGATCACAAACGCAGAGAAGGAGAAGGAGAAGGAGCAGGAGCAGGAGCAAGAGATTGCCGGTGGAAAACAAGATGATGCTGAAAGCTGTATGCAAGATCAAGAACCAAATGACTCGGAAAAGAATATCGATGAAAATCTCATGCAGCCCTCATCTCAGCAGGAG TTTTGCTGGCAGGAGGAAATTATCAAGAAAAAGTACGCAGGAATTGTTCCGAAGAAACGTCCTTTAATATCCAAG GACCACGAACGTGCGTTTTTTGATTCTGCTGATTGGGCACTGGGAAAG CAAGGAGGTCAGAGTCAGAAGCCCAAAGGACCGCTTGAACCACTCCGCCCTAAATTGCAG CCCACCCCACACCAGCAAGTACGCTCAAGGCGCTCGGCATATGCTCCTTCAGATGACGAAGAGG ATGGTGGCAGTAACATCACAACTTCTGACGATCAAGGTTTCACACCAGATTGTGGCAACAATAATACTAGCAGCCCAGCTTCAGAAGACCAGAGCTCCCGTGAGTAG
- the LOC102608639 gene encoding uncharacterized protein LOC102608639 isoform X2, translating into MSGTITNAEKEKEKEQEQEQEIAGGKQDDAESCMQDQEPNDSEKNIDENLMQPSSQQEEEIIKKKYAGIVPKKRPLISKDHERAFFDSADWALGKQGGQSQKPKGPLEPLRPKLQPTPHQQVRSRRSAYAPSDDEEDGGSNITTSDDQGFTPDCGNNNTSSPASEDQSSRE; encoded by the exons ATGTCAGGCACGATCACAAACGCAGAGAAGGAGAAGGAGAAGGAGCAGGAGCAGGAGCAAGAGATTGCCGGTGGAAAACAAGATGATGCTGAAAGCTGTATGCAAGATCAAGAACCAAATGACTCGGAAAAGAATATCGATGAAAATCTCATGCAGCCCTCATCTCAGCAGGAG GAGGAAATTATCAAGAAAAAGTACGCAGGAATTGTTCCGAAGAAACGTCCTTTAATATCCAAG GACCACGAACGTGCGTTTTTTGATTCTGCTGATTGGGCACTGGGAAAG CAAGGAGGTCAGAGTCAGAAGCCCAAAGGACCGCTTGAACCACTCCGCCCTAAATTGCAG CCCACCCCACACCAGCAAGTACGCTCAAGGCGCTCGGCATATGCTCCTTCAGATGACGAAGAGG ATGGTGGCAGTAACATCACAACTTCTGACGATCAAGGTTTCACACCAGATTGTGGCAACAATAATACTAGCAGCCCAGCTTCAGAAGACCAGAGCTCCCGTGAGTAG
- the LOC107177644 gene encoding casparian strip membrane protein 3 codes for MNKGISILDLILRTIAAAGTFGSAIAMATTNETLTVFPQFTQVRAEYDDHPSFKFFVIANSIVCGYLAISVPLSIFHIIRTAAKKSRILLLVFDLVMLTLVTAGASSATAIVYLAHKGNTSANWFAFCQLFDSFCERISGSLIGSFAAAVTLMLVIVTSAVALSRS; via the exons ATGAACAAAGGGATCTCTATTTTAGACCTTATTCTAAGGACTATTGCAGCTGCTGGAACATTTGGAAGTGCCATTGCCATGGCCACTACGAACGAGACACTAACAGTTTTCCCACAATTCACCCAAGTTAGAGCAGAGTACGATGATCATCCCTCGTTCAA GTTCTTCGTGATAGCCAACTCGATTGTGTGCGGATATCTTGCTATTTCTGTCCCTTTATCTATCTTCCACATTATCAGGACAGCTGCTAAAAAAAGTAGAATCTTGTTGCTCGTTTTTGACTTG GTAATGCTAACTCTTGTCACAGCCGGAGCTTCTTCAGCAACAGCCATTGTATACTTAGCACACAAGGGCAACACCAGCGCCAATTGGTTCGCCTTTTGCCAACTGTTTGATTCCTTCTGTGAACGTATATCCGGATCTTTGATCGGTTCATTTGCCGCAGCAGTTACGCTTATGCTAGTAATCGTTACATCAGCTGTAGCTCTCTCTCGATcctaa
- the LOC102608346 gene encoding photosynthetic NDH subunit of lumenal location 2, chloroplastic, which translates to MNSSSFSKATSLLQAHNVTNNHNPKTSLPEIKPKATQNPIPSRRNFVTTLISTSLALVGLHGDGIGSSSGASVALAESWGTRSFLKERFFEPGLSPEDAVARIKQTAEGMHSLREMVDRMAWRYVIFYIRLKQAYLSQDLKTAFSTLPEVRRREYVNTANDLIDNMAEFDYYVRTPKVYESYLYYEKALKNLDDIVAMFA; encoded by the exons ATGAACAGCAGCAGCTTCAGTAAGGCCACAAGCCTCCTCCAAGCTCACAACGTCACCAACAATCACAACCCCAAAACGTCACTCCCAGAAATCAAACCCAAAGCAACTCAAAATCCAATACCCAGCCGaagaaattttgtaaccacATTGATATCCACTTCACTAGCACTGGTAGGGCTGCACGGGGATGGCATTGGCAGCAGTTCTGGTGCTAGTGTAGCCCTAGCCGAGAGTTGGGGCACGCGGTCCTTTTTGAAGGAAAGGTTCTTTGAACCGGGGCTATCACCGGAGGATGCGGTGGCCAGAATCAAGCAGACGGCTGAGGGAATGCATAGCCTCAGGGAAATGGTGGACCGCATGGCCTGGAGGTAtgtgatattttatataagaTTAAAGCAAGCTTATCTTTCCCAGGATTTGAAGACCGCTTTCAGTACGTTGCCAGAAGTCCGTAGAAGGGAGTATGTCAATACAGCCAATGATTTGATTGATAACATGGCTGAG tTTGACTATTACGTGCGCACGCCAAAGGTATACGAATCGTACTTATACTACGAGAAGGCATTGAAAAATTTAGATGATATTGTGGCGATGTTTGCGTAG
- the LOC102608057 gene encoding NAC transcription factor 29 isoform X1, protein MEAQASTELPPGFRFHPTDEELIVHYLRNQATSRPCPVSIIPEVDIYKFDPWQLPEKAEFGEKEWYFFSPRDRKYPNGTRPNRATVSGYWKATGTDKAIYGGSKYLGVKKALVFYKGRPPKGIKTDWIMHEYRLNDPTRQPYKHNGSMKLDDWVLCRIYKKRQTGSRSVLDAKVEEDQSCVDQLGKTGGYVEHANASDEQKLMVKFPRTCSLAHLVELEYFAPISQLLNDNTYNFNYDFQNGINNNAASDDQFENKLQPSDMHQVNHSDSLNQQSLFVNPTVYEFQ, encoded by the exons ATGGAAGCACAAGCCAGCACCGAGCTGCCACCCGGATTCAGATTCCACCCAACTGACGAAGAACTAATTGTTCATTACCTTCGTAACCAAGCCACGTCGAGACCCTGCCCCGTGTCAATAATCCCGGAAGTGGATATTTACAAGTTTGACCCCTGGCAACTTCCTG AGAAAGCTGAATTCGGGGAGAAGGAATGGTACTTTTTCAGCCCACGAGACAGGAAGTATCCCAATGGGACGAGGCCTAACAGGGCAACTGTATCGGGATATTGGAAGGCCACGGGGACTGATAAGGCAATATATGGTGGGTCTAAATATCTTGGTGTCAAGAAAGCTCTTGTTTTTTATAAGGGCAGGCCCCCCAAGGGGATCAAGACTGATTGGATCATGCATGAATATCGGCTAAATGACCCAACAAGACAACCCTACAAACATAATGGTTCCATGAAA CTGGATGATTGGGTACTTTGTAGGATTTACAAAAAGAGGCAAACGGGATCAAGATCAGTTTTGGATGCAAAAGTCGAGGAAGATCAATCATGTGTTGATCAATTAGGCAAAACAGGAGGCTATGTTGAGCATGCTAATGCTAGTGATGAACAGAAATTGATGGTGAAATTTCCAAGGACATGTTCACTTGCTCATCTAGTGGAACTGGAATACTTTGCTCCGATTTCACAACTTCTCAATGACAACACTTACAATTTTAACTATGATTTCCAGAACGGCATTAACAATAATGCTGCCTCCGATGACCAATTCGAGAATAAACTTCAGCCAAGTGACATGCACCAAGTGAACCACAGTGACTCGTTAAACCAGCAGTCATTGTTTGTGAACCCAACGGTGTACGAATTTCAGTGA
- the LOC102608057 gene encoding NAC transcription factor 29 (The RefSeq protein has 1 frameshift compared to this genomic sequence), with protein sequence MEAQASTELPPGFRFHPTDEELIVHYLRNQATSRPCPVSIIPEVDIYKFDPWQLPEKAEFGEKEWYFFSPRDRKYPNGTRPNRATVSGYWKATGTDKAIYGGSKYLGVKKALVFYKGRPPKGIKTDWIMHEYRLNDPTRQPYKHNGSMKLDDWVLCRIYKKRQTGSRSVLDAKVEEDQSCVDQLGKTGGYVEHANASDEQKLMVKFPRTCSLAHLVELEYFAPISQLLNDNTYNFNYDFQNGINNNAASDDQFEINFSQVTCTK encoded by the exons ATGGAAGCACAAGCCAGCACCGAGCTGCCACCCGGATTCAGATTCCACCCAACTGACGAAGAACTAATTGTTCATTACCTTCGTAACCAAGCCACGTCGAGACCCTGCCCCGTGTCAATAATCCCGGAAGTGGATATTTACAAGTTTGACCCCTGGCAACTTCCTG AGAAAGCTGAATTCGGGGAGAAGGAATGGTACTTTTTCAGCCCACGAGACAGGAAGTATCCCAATGGGACGAGGCCTAACAGGGCAACTGTATCGGGATATTGGAAGGCCACGGGGACTGATAAGGCAATATATGGTGGGTCTAAATATCTTGGTGTCAAGAAAGCTCTTGTTTTTTATAAGGGCAGGCCCCCCAAGGGGATCAAGACTGATTGGATCATGCATGAATATCGGCTAAATGACCCAACAAGACAACCCTACAAACATAATGGTTCCATGAAA CTGGATGATTGGGTACTTTGTAGGATTTACAAAAAGAGGCAAACGGGATCAAGATCAGTTTTGGATGCAAAAGTCGAGGAAGATCAATCATGTGTTGATCAATTAGGCAAAACAGGAGGCTATGTTGAGCATGCTAATGCTAGTGATGAACAGAAATTGATGGTGAAATTTCCAAGGACATGTTCACTTGCTCATCTAGTGGAACTGGAATACTTTGCTCCGATTTCACAACTTCTCAATGACAACACTTACAATTTTAACTATGATTTCCAGAACGGCATTAACAATAATGCTGCCTCCGATGACCAATTCGA AATAAACTTCAGCCAAGTGACATGCACCAAGTGA
- the LOC102607752 gene encoding protein SHORT ROOT IN SALT MEDIUM 1: MYSSRGSNAYGQQPYGSQSAYGQNLGPGYSGSSVGLPETSSHISLSSRHSSMLGASQEVEVGGYRSHTSAASHYGGQYSSVYGSTALTGAQQVPAINIKGAASSALEGRGGYASAIPDSPKFASGDYVSTSSLGYGHKGDQIYAEKIPDYSTMDRRPYGERQSTYLGRDLQSESTGRFADAVSYGHQNQPEIYDRLDQTSLLRQEQLLKAQSLQSSSLDGGTRQADYLATRGPPSRHSTQDLMSYGGRMEADPRNMSMFSSSTYSGHHAPSILGAAPRRNVDDLMYPQSSSNPGYGVSLPPGRNYTTGKGLHATSIESDYPGSMFSRSNHPSIDEHKDDRASYLREFELREEERRREHLREREKEREREKERERERERERERQRQRERERERERMLERREKERERERKRGIEIKRERTSPRVSKDPRGPSLTKEGRSFRRDSPRHEALHRRHSPVREKRREYVCKVNSSSLVEVERDYLSLDKRYPRLFVSPDVSKVVVNWPKDALKLSIHTPVSFEHDFVEEESEVDPKVTSTKLLTREPPESEQGSTVWNAKLILMSGLSRNALEELSSEKSFDDRVPHICNILRFAVLKKDHSFMAIGGPWNSVDGSDPSVDSSSLVQTAIRYAKDVTQLDLQDCRNWNRFIEIHYDRVGKDGLFSHKEVTVYFVPDLSECLPSLDTWRTQWLAHKKAVAERERQLSMKMERSREKKDGQKDKEMDTSKDVERTVKSEKKKASPYSGEAVKINEKEKSFTDLKGKATNQKGNGSDKKVEKIDGSESGREEKNVEEKDLVETTAAQTAGNAKPGKRKIIRRIVKQKVVDKAAGGENTVGNQNDKLDEKDAVEKKNANSEVSGHQEEPSIELAGAKTFTRKKVAKKASEENTFQNDNKGIQPEVTAEEKDQADDKPKDDSVPSGTAAVQDTGVRTTIKKKIIKRVLKRKVAGRTNNAVVDTKIDGNGDQKSLVQSENKTQDAGTQLADAEKKTSPEMKSKTPGALKLDVVANSSKTEIKVEKDGKKAGMGADVESKTAKEKVSLKDTSIGIRGNSKDGEKSKDEKPKNDKDGKGESRSHSNKEGKEKRKPEEPPRHPGLILQMKSNKDSKLRSLSLSLDSLLDYTDKDIEESSFELSLFGEMLYEMLQYQMGCRVLEFLQRLRIKFLSERNERKRQRSEVQEKENDKKSPKRSKIDELPATIKSTTPETMNSAQPDDKTTVVKEDTLVDHVNEAKVEEQKLKSKPNEETEDEEDPEEYPEEDEEMGDASSQPNSSNGNDEEEGKTDANAQSGMESGNEKDKANESNKEKTIMEAAEVKHSDVEMGKKGERNVETGKKEVFDKELLQAFRFFDRNQVGYIRVEDLRLIIHNLGKFLSHRDVKELVQSALLESNTGRDDRILYNKLVRMSDI; encoded by the exons ATGTATTCTTCTAGAGGGAGTAATGCCTATGGTCAGCAGCCGTATGGTAGCCAATCTGCTTATGGACAAAAT CTGGGACCTGGCTATTCTGGGAGTTCTGTTGGATTACCAGAGACTAGCTCTCACATTTCTTTGTCTTCTCGGCATTCGTCAATGCTGGGAGCTTCTCAGGAAGTAGAGGTTGGTGGGTATAGAAGCCATACATCAGCTGCATCTCATTACGGAGGACAGTATTCCTCTGTCTATGGCTCTACTGCGCTAACCGGGGCACAGCAa GTTCCGGCAATAAATATCAAGGGGGCTGCATCATCAGCTTTGGAAGGTCGTGGTGGCTACGCATCAGCTATACCTGATTCACCTAAATTTGCATCTGGTGACTATGTTTCAACATCAAGCCTTGGGTATGGTCATAAAGGTGATCAAATATATGCAGAGAAGATTCCTGACTATTCTACAATGGACAGAAGACCGTATGGTGAACGACAAAGCACTTACTTGGGAAGGGATTTGCAAAGTGAATCAACTGGACGCTTTGCTGATGCCGTCAGTTATGGTCATCAAAATCAG CCTGAGATTTATGACCGCCTTGACCAGACATCACTGCTTCGACAAGAGCAATTGTTGAAAGCACAGTCTTTGCAATCCTCTTCTCTTGATGGGGGTACCAg ACAAGCTGATTATCTTGCAACAAGAGGTCCTCCTAGTCGTCATTCCACACAAGATCTTATGTCTTATGGAGGACGTATGGAAGCAGATCCTCGCAACATGTCCATGTTTAGTTCTTCTACGTATAGTGGACATCATGCTCCATCAATATTGGGGGCTGCTCCGCGAAGAAATGTGGATGATCTCATGTATCCACAGAGTTCATCAAACCCTGGTTATGGAGTGAGTTTGCCTCCTGGTAGGAACTATACAACAGGAAAAGGACTTCATGCAACTTCTATCGAGTCAGATTATCCTGGTAGTATGTTTTCACGTAGTAATCATCCAAGTATTGATGAGCACAAGGATGATAGAGCAAGTTATCTTCGGGAGTTTGAGCTAAGGGAGGAGGAGCGTCGTCGTGAGCATTTgcgtgagagagagaaagaaagagagagggagaaGGAGCGGGAACGAGAacgagaaagagaaagagaaaggcAGCGACAAAGAGAACGAGAGCGAGAAAGGGAACGAATGTTAGAACGGCGGGAGAAGGAAAGAGAACGAGAGCGCAAACGTGGGATTGAAATTAAGCGTGAGCGAACTTCGCCAAGAGTCTCCAAAGACCCGCGTGGTCCCTCATTGACAAAGGAGGGAAGATCCTTTCGACGAGATTCACCGCGTCATGAAGCTTTACATAG GCGTCATTCACCCGTTAGAGAAAAAAGGAGGGAATATGTCTGCAAG GTTAACTCATCTAGTTTGGTAGAGGTAGAGAGGGATTATCTATCACTAGATAAGCGATATCCTAGACTCTTTGTATCTCCAGACGTTTCCAAG GTGGTTGTGAACTGGCCAAAGGACGCGCTCAAACTTTCTATTCACACTCCTGTTAG TTTTGAGCATGATTTTGTTGAAGAAGAGAGTGAGGTTGACCCGAAGGTTACTTCCACCAAGCTTTTGACCAGGGAACCACCAGAATCAGAACAAGGAAGTACAGTATGGAATGCGAAG CTAATTTTGATGAGTGGACTTAGCAGAAATGCGCTAGAGGAGCTGTCATCAGAAAAAAGCTTTGATGATCGTGTGCCCCATATTTGCAATATCCTTAGATTTGCTGTTCTTAAAAAGGACCATTCTTTCATGGCCATTGGTGGACCATGGAATTCTGTTGATGGTAGTGACCCTTCAGTTGATAGTTCCTCTCTGGTCCAAACAGCCATTAG ATATGCAAAGGATGTAACTCAACTTGATTTGCAGGATTGTCGCAATTGGAATCGGTTTATTGAG ATACATTATGATAGAGTCGGCAAGGACGGTCTATTTAGCCATAAAGAGGTAACTGTATATTTTGTTCCGGATTTATCTGAATGTCTTCCATCATTGGATACATGGCGAACCCAGTGGCTTGCTCACAAGAAGGCTGTTGCAGAGAGAGAACGTCAACTTTCAATGAAAATGGAG AGATCTAGAGAGAAGAAGGATGGACAGAAAG acaaGGAAATGGACACCTCAAAAGATGTTGAAAGGACAGTCAAAtctgagaaaaagaaagcgTCTCCATATTCTGGAGAGGCAGTCAAGATTAATGAAAAGGAGAAGAGTTTTACTGATTTGAAAGGGAAGGCAACCAACCAGAAGGGTAATGGAAGTGACaagaaagttgaaaaaatagatGGTAGTGAATCAGGCagggaagaaaaaaatgttgagGAAAAAGATCTGGTAGAAACTACTGCTGCTCAGACAGCTGGCAATGCAAAGCCTGGCAAGAGAAAGATTATTAGGAGGATCGTGAAGCAGAAGGTTGTTGACAAGGCAGCCGGTGGTGAGAACACTGTCGGCAACCAGAATGACAAGCTGGATGAGAAGGATGCTGTAGAGAAGAAGAACGCAAACTCAGAGGTCTCAGGTCATCAGGAAGAACCTTCAATTGAACTTGCTGGAGCTAAGACTTTCACTAGGAAGAAGGTTGCCAAAAAAGCTTCTGAGGAGAACACCTTTCAAAATGACAACAAAGGCATTCAGCCTGAGGTGACAGCTGAGGAAAAGGACCAAGCTGATGATAAACCAAAGGATGATTCAGTTCCCAGCGGCACTGCAGCTGTGCAAGATACCGGTGTGAGAACAacgataaaaaagaaaataattaagaggGTACTGAAAAGAAAGGTTGCTGGAAGGACTAACAATGCAGTTGTTGACACAAAGATAGATGGCAATGGGGATCAGAAAAGCTTAGTTCAGTCAGAGAATAAAACTCAAGATGCAGGGACACAATTGGCTGACgcagaaaagaaaacaagccCTGAAATGAAATCTAAAACACCAGGAGCGCTGAAGCTAGATGTTGTGGCTAATTCAAGTAAAACTGAAATCAAGGTTGAAAAAGATGGTAAGAAAGCAGGGATGGGAGCAGATGTAGAGTCTAAAACTGCCAAGGAAAAAGTTTCTCTGAAGGATACTTCTATTGGCATAAGGGGAAATTCTAAAGATGGGGAAAAGTCAAAGGATGAAAAGCCAAAGAATGACAAAGATGGAAAAGGTGAATCTAGAAGTCATTCAAATAAGGAAgggaaagaaaagagaaaaccCGAAGAACCTCCTCGGCATCCTGGATTGATTCTACAAATGAAATCGAACAAGGATTCTAAA CTGCGTTCGTTGTCACTCTCGTTGGATTCACTTTTGGACTATACTGACAAGGATATTGAAGAATCATCTTTTGAG CTTTCATTATTTGGGGAAATGCTTTATGAAATGCTTCAATATCAAATGGGATGTCGTGTTTTAGAATTTCTCCAG AGACTTCGCATAAAATTTCTGTCTGAACGGAATGAACGTAAGAGGCAGCGGAGTGAAGTCCAAGAGAaggaaaatgacaaaaaatcGCCAAAGCGTTCGAAGATTGATGAGCTTCCTGCAACAATTAAGTCTACTACGCCTGAAACAATGAATTCAGCACAACCAGACGATAAAACAACTGTTGTCAAGGAAGACACTTTGGTTGACCATGTCAACGAGGCAAAGGTAGAGGAGCAAAAGCTCAAGTCAAAGCCAAATGAGGAaacagaagatgaagaagatcCTGAGGAATATCCCGAGGAGGATGAAGAAATGGGGGATGCAAGTTCTCAACCAAACTCTTCTAATGGG AATGACGAGGAAGAGGGTAAAACTGATGCAAATGCGCAGTCTGGAATGGAGTCGGGGAATGAAAAGGACAAAGCAAATGAATCAAATAAGGAGAAAACTATTATGGAAGCTGCGGAGGTAAAACACTCTGATGTAGAAATGGGCAAAAAAGGGGAGAGAAATGTAGAGACAGGGAAGAAAGAGGTTTTTGATAAGGAATTATTACAG GCTTTCAGATTCTTTGATCGAAATCAAGTTGGCTACATTAGG GTTGAAGATTTGAGGCTGATCATACACAACTTGGGGAAATTTCTCTCCCACCGGGATGTCAAG GAACTTGTGCAGAGTGCACTCCTAGAGAGCAACACTGGACGAGATGACCGAATCCTTTATAATAAGCTGGTGAGAATGTCCGACATTTGA